A genomic segment from Haloarcula limicola encodes:
- a CDS encoding MFS transporter: MSGDHSKSFHWSVLVTLVLIGVIPSFSGALINPTIPAIQETFSHLPNSVTLAQLVSTTSAWVVIVVAPLTGYLLDKYARKPILIAAVIIYGVGTSVAFFLDSIYLILATRILDGIAVGALMVTVPTLIADYYSGNRRESVMGYYGAVQAGGGAVAATLGGYIAASFGWRYIFLVFAGALLFVPPILRFLPEPDVKESAADDELGRLEAAAKIVREAPAKLVAGIYLLVLLGMMSTNLVMIEVPYYLQGSLGVGGSQIGLIISGVMVAGVVVATLYGRIKQHVRHVTVIASAFAVGGAGFILFTTASAPALVIAGVVVAGAMGFGIVMPTVNDWVASIVQEEVRGRALSGITMMTYGGFALSPFAPMPLVDAFGRVGMLRIVGYAQLAVAGVIVAAWFLTRSTADSTLSKTPSND; the protein is encoded by the coding sequence ATGTCCGGAGACCACTCGAAGTCGTTCCACTGGTCGGTGCTCGTCACGCTGGTGCTGATCGGCGTCATTCCGTCGTTCTCCGGGGCGCTGATCAACCCGACCATTCCGGCGATCCAGGAGACGTTCTCGCATCTGCCGAACTCGGTGACGCTGGCGCAACTGGTCAGCACGACCTCCGCGTGGGTCGTCATCGTCGTCGCACCGCTCACCGGGTATCTGCTCGATAAATACGCGCGTAAGCCCATTCTGATCGCCGCGGTGATTATCTACGGGGTCGGGACGAGCGTCGCGTTCTTCCTCGACTCGATCTACCTGATTCTCGCGACGCGTATTCTCGACGGCATAGCCGTCGGTGCGCTGATGGTCACGGTGCCGACACTCATCGCAGACTACTACTCGGGTAATCGCCGCGAGTCGGTCATGGGGTACTACGGCGCGGTGCAGGCCGGTGGCGGTGCCGTCGCAGCCACTCTCGGAGGCTATATCGCGGCCAGCTTCGGGTGGCGGTACATCTTTCTCGTCTTCGCCGGAGCGCTCTTGTTCGTCCCACCGATTCTTCGGTTCCTGCCGGAACCCGATGTGAAGGAGTCCGCAGCAGACGACGAACTAGGTCGACTCGAGGCGGCTGCCAAGATCGTCCGGGAGGCACCCGCAAAGCTGGTGGCCGGCATCTACCTATTGGTGCTTCTGGGAATGATGTCGACCAACCTCGTGATGATAGAGGTCCCGTACTACCTCCAGGGTTCCCTCGGCGTGGGCGGTTCACAGATCGGACTGATAATCTCGGGCGTGATGGTCGCCGGCGTCGTCGTCGCTACGCTGTACGGTCGCATCAAACAACACGTACGGCACGTTACGGTGATAGCGAGCGCCTTCGCCGTTGGAGGGGCCGGCTTCATCCTGTTCACGACCGCGAGCGCTCCCGCGCTCGTGATCGCCGGCGTCGTCGTCGCCGGTGCGATGGGATTCGGCATCGTCATGCCCACAGTGAACGACTGGGTCGCATCGATCGTTCAGGAGGAGGTCCGGGGCCGCGCCCTGAGCGGCATCACGATGATGACTTACGGCGGGTTCGCGCTCTCGCCGTTCGCCCCGATGCCGCTCGTCGACGCGTTCGGGCGCGTGGGGATGCTTCGGATCGTCGGGTACGCGCAACTCGCCGTCGCAGGCGTCATCGTCGCGGCCTGGTTCCTGACTCGATCCACCGCCGACTCGACGCTGAGTAAGACGCCCTCCAACGACTGA
- a CDS encoding universal stress protein — MTIETILLPVSDSDGERVHRLADIAAEMAAPTGATVVVAHAIPKDTDGVTPTIPPISGGSYPQLLSEPEYNDLLDEYSADEIAAKHETVQSVRSRFEDRRIEYDIRGAVGEPDEALLALASEIDADQIVVGGRRRTPADKVVFGSLAQTLLLQAPCPVTFVRDS, encoded by the coding sequence GTGACAATCGAGACGATACTGCTTCCCGTTAGCGACTCTGACGGGGAGAGAGTTCACCGCCTCGCCGATATCGCTGCGGAAATGGCCGCCCCGACCGGTGCCACCGTCGTAGTGGCTCACGCTATTCCCAAAGACACGGACGGCGTTACACCGACCATTCCACCGATATCCGGAGGGAGCTACCCCCAGCTCCTTTCAGAACCGGAGTACAACGACCTGCTCGACGAGTATTCCGCAGATGAAATTGCCGCTAAACACGAGACGGTCCAGTCAGTGCGTTCCCGTTTCGAGGATAGGAGGATCGAATACGACATTCGCGGGGCAGTCGGCGAACCCGACGAGGCGCTACTCGCCCTCGCATCGGAGATCGACGCCGACCAGATCGTGGTCGGCGGGCGTCGCCGGACTCCGGCTGATAAAGTCGTCTTCGGTAGCCTGGCACAGACGTTGCTACTGCAGGCGCCGTGTCCCGTCACGTTCGTCCGAGATAGCTGA
- a CDS encoding universal stress protein, giving the protein MLRELVALDTALPQANAQAAAIEEMVQSGQEMEAYLLHVFDDNPEGASVSQVEAVRETKDRLEELGVEVELLEASGSPQNEILRHAEEYDVDQICVGGRKRSPTGKALFGSVTQAVILGTNLPVLVCGGSTDT; this is encoded by the coding sequence ATGCTCCGTGAACTAGTCGCGCTTGATACCGCGCTCCCACAAGCCAATGCACAGGCCGCCGCGATCGAAGAGATGGTCCAGTCAGGACAGGAGATGGAGGCCTATCTCCTGCACGTCTTCGACGATAACCCCGAGGGCGCTTCGGTCAGCCAGGTCGAAGCGGTGCGTGAGACCAAGGACCGCCTCGAAGAACTCGGGGTCGAGGTGGAACTCCTAGAGGCGAGCGGATCCCCGCAGAACGAGATACTGCGGCACGCTGAGGAGTACGACGTCGATCAGATCTGTGTCGGCGGCAGAAAACGAAGCCCCACCGGAAAGGCGCTGTTCGGAAGCGTCACACAGGCGGTCATTCTCGGAACGAACCTGCCGGTACTCGTCTGCGGCGGTTCGACTGATACCTGA